One Equus caballus isolate H_3958 breed thoroughbred chromosome 17, TB-T2T, whole genome shotgun sequence DNA window includes the following coding sequences:
- the LATS2 gene encoding serine/threonine-protein kinase LATS2 isoform X3, giving the protein MAGRALKQTGSRSIEAALEYISKMGYLDPRNEQIVRVIKQTSPGKGIAPTAVPRRPSFEGTGDPFPPYHQLSGAAYEGSSALDEVPRQYMDFLFAGVSPHSMPGSHQHQPKGYAANMEAAGMNFPGTSPGVQALPLQGPHYRPHLLVPGEPLGYGIQRSPSFQNKTPQEAGGFANLAGKGPAVQPGASHAFQQAGAATGLYVPHPHHKQAHQVHMMSSRGQVFTSDSPPQSVLTPSRNSLNVDLYDMNSPSVQQWQSSTLSRRDSLQKPGLEAPPRQHVAFLPEGPVPSRTNSFNNHQQQVTVPIRAGVPSKPEPSMPSPNTITAVTAAHILHPVKSVRVMRPEPQTAVGPSHPAWVPAPPPGVESLDSKDEHPLPLGGAAAYPLDVEYGSPEMRCPPPPYPKHLLLQSKSEQYDLDSLCVGMEQSLRGGQAAEPADRNDKSHKNAKGEKMGKDKKQIQTSPVPVRKNSRDEEKRESRIKSYSPYAFKFFMEQHVENVIKTYQQKVNRRLQLEQEMAKAGLCEAEQEQMRKILYQKESNYNRLKRAKMDKSMFVKIKTLGIGAFGEVCLACKVDTHALYAMKTLRKKDVLNRNQVAHVKAERDILAEADNEWVVKLYYSFQDKDSLYFVMDYIPGGDMMSLLIRMEVFPEHLARFYIAELTLAIESVHKMGFIHRDIKPDNILIDLDGHIKLTDFGLCTGFRWTHNSKYYQKGSHIRQDSMEPSDLWDDVSNCRCGDRLKTLEQRARKQHQRCLAHSLVGTPNYIAPEVLLRKGYTQLCDWWSVGVILFEMLVGQPPFLAPTPTETQLKVTEEVINWENTLHIPTQVKLSPEARDLITKLCCAADHRLGRNGADDLKAHPFFGTIDFSGDIRKQPAPYVPKISHPMDTSNFDPVDEDSPWNNASEDSTKAWDTLTSPSNKHPEHAFYEFTFRRFFDDNGYPFRCPKPSGAEASQAENSDLENSDLVDQTEGCQPVYV; this is encoded by the exons GAAAGGGAATCGCaccaactgctgtgccacggagGCCGAGCTTTGAAGGAACAGGCGACCCTTTCCCGCCCTACCATCAGCTGAGCGGGGCAGCCTACGAGGGCAGCAGTGCACTAGACGAAGTGCCTCGTCAGTACATGGACTTTCTCTTTGCCGGAGTGAGCCCTCACAGCATGCCTGGCAGCCATCAGCACCAGCCCAAAGGCTATGCTGCGAACATGGAGGCCGCAGGCATGAATTTCCCGGGGACCAGCCCCGGGGTCCAGGCCCTCCCACTGCAAGGCCCACACTACAGGCCACATCTGCTGGTGCCGGGGGAGCCCCTGGGCTATGGCATCCAGCGCAGCCCCTCCTTCCAAAACAAGAcaccccaggaggcaggagggttTGCAAACCTGGCTGGCAAGGGCCCGGCAGTGCAGCCAGGGGCCAGCCATGCATTTCAGCAGGCAGGAGCAGCGACAGGTCTGTACGTGCCACATCCACACCATAAGCAGGCCCACCAGGTGCACATGATGAGCTCTCGGGGCCAGGTGTTCACAAGTGACAGCCCCCCCCAGAGTGTGCTTACTCCCTCTAGAAACAGCCTCAACGTGGACCTCTATGATATGAACAGCCCTTCTGTCCAGCAATGGCAGTCCTCCACCCTGTCCCGCCGCGACTCTCTTCAAAAGCCGGGCCTGGAGGCACCCCCCCGTCAGCACGTGGCATTCCTGCCCGAAGGCCCTGTTCCCAGCAGAACCAACTCCTTCAACAACCACCAGCAGCAAGTGACCGTGCCCATCCGGGCCGGAGTGCCCAGCAAACCAGAGCCTTCCATGCCCTCCCCCAACACCATCACGGCTGTGACGGCTGCCCACATCCTGCATCCAGTGAAGAGCGTGAGGGTGATGAGGCCTGAGCCCCAGACGGCTGTGGGGCCCTCCCACCCAGCCTGGGTGCCAGCGCCCCCACCGGGGGTGGAGAGTCTGGACTCCAAGGACGAGCACCCTCTGCCCTTGGGGGGCGCTGCTGCCTACCCTCTGGACGTTGAGTACGGCAGCCCAGAGATGAGGTGCCCGCCCCCGCCGTACCCGAAGCATTTGTTGCTTCAGAGTAAGTCAGAGCAGTACGACCTGGACAGCCTGTGTGTGGGGATGGAACAGAGCCTCCGAGGGGGCCAGGCTGCGGAGCCCGCTGACAGGAATGACAAGAGCCACAAAAATGCCAAAGGGGAGAAAATGGGGAAGGATAAAAAGCAGATCCAGACTTCTCCTGTTCCTGTTCGGAAAAACAGcagagatgaagaaaagagagaatccCGCATCAAGAGCTACTCGCCATATGCGTTCAAGTTCTTCATGGAGCAGCACGTGGAAAATGTCATAAAAACCTACCAACAGAAAGTCAACCGAAGGTTGCAGCTGGAACAAGAAATGGCGAAG GCGGGGCTCTGTGAGGCGGAGCAGGAGCAGATGAGGAAGATCCTCTACCAGAAGGAGTCCAACTACAACAGGCTGAAGAGGGCCAAGATGGACAAGTCCATGTTTGTGAAAATCAAAACCCTGGGCATCGGCGCCTTTGGAGAAGTGTGCCTTGCTTGTAAAGTGGACACTCACGCCCTGTACGCCATGAAGACCCTGAGGAAGAAGGATGTCCTGAACCGGAACCAGGTGGCCCACGTCAAGGCCGAGAGGGACATCCTGGCTGAAGCAGACAATGAGTGGGTGGTCAAACTCTACTACTCCTTCCAAGACAAGGACAGCCTGTACTTTGTGATGGACTACATCCCTGGCGGGGACATGATGAGCCTGCTGATCCGGATGGAGGTCTTCCCTGAGCACTTGGCCCGGTTCTACATTGCAGAGTTGACTCTGGCCATCGAGAGTGTCCACAAGATGGGCTTTATCCACCGAGACATCAAGCCAGACAACATTTTGATAGATCTTGATGGCCACATCAAACTGACAGATTTTGGCCTCTGTACTGGGTTCAGGTGGACTCACAATTCCAAATACTACCAGAAAG GGAGCCACATCAGACAGGACAGCATGGAGCCCAGTGACCTCTGGGACGATGTGTCTAATTGTCGATGTGGAGACAGGCTGAAGACCCTGGAGCAGAGAGCCAGGAAGCAGCATCAGAGATGTCTGGCTCACTCCCTGGTTGGGACGCCAAATTACATCGCGCCAGAAGTCCTCCTCCGAAAAG GGTACACTCAGCTCTGTGACTGGTGGAGCGTTGGAGTGATTCTCTTCGAGATGCTGGTGGGGCAGCCGCCCTTCTTGGCCCCTACTCCCACAGAAACCCAACTAAAGGTAACTGAGGAG GTGATAAACTGGGAGAACACGCTCCACATTCCAACCCAGGTCAAGCTGAGCCCTGAGGCCCGGGACCTCATCACCAAACTGTGCTGTGCTGCCGACCACCGGCTAGGGAGGAATGGGGCTGACGACCTGAAGGCTCATCCATTCTTTGGCACCATTGACTTCTCTGGTGACATCCGGAAGCAGCCAGCCCCCTACGTTCCCAAGATCAGCCACCCCATGGACACCTCCAATTTTGACCCCGTTGATGAAGACAGCCCTTGGAATAATGCCAGTGAAGACAGCACGAAGGCCTGGGACACGCTCACATCCCCAAGTAACAAGCACCCTGAGCATGCATTTTATGAATTCACTTTTCGAAGGTTCTTTGATGACAACGGTTACCCTTTTAGGTGCCCGAAGCCTTCAGGAGCAGAAGCTTCACAGGCTGAGAACTCCGATTTGGAAAATTCTGATCTGGTGGATCAGACTGAAGGTTGCCAACCAGTGTACGTGTAG
- the LATS2 gene encoding serine/threonine-protein kinase LATS2 isoform X4 — protein MAGRALKQTGSRSIEAALEYISKMGYLDPRNEQIVRVIKQTSPGKGIAPTAVPRRPSFEGTGDPFPPYHQLSGAAYEGSSALDEVPRQYMDFLFAGVSPHSMPGSHQHQPKGYAANMEAAGMNFPGTSPGVQALPLQGPHYRPHLLVPGEPLGYGIQRSPSFQNKTPQEAGGFANLAGKGPAVQPGASHAFQQAGAATGLYVPHPHHKQAHQVHMMSSRGQVFTSDSPPQSVLTPSRNSLNVDLYDMNSPSVQQWQSSTLSRRDSLQKPGLEAPPRQHVAFLPEGPVPSRTNSFNNHQQQVTVPIRAGVPSKPEPSMPSPNTITAVTAAHILHPVKSVRVMRPEPQTAVGPSHPAWVPAPPPGVESLDSKDEHPLPLGGAAAYPLDVEYGSPEMRCPPPPYPKHLLLQSKSEQYDLDSLCVGMEQSLRGGQAAEPADRNDKSHKNAKGEKMGKDKKQIQTSPVPVRKNSRDEEKRESRIKSYSPYAFKFFMEQHVENVIKTYQQKVNRRLQLEQEMAKAGLCEAEQEQMRKILYQKESNYNRLKRAKMDKSMFVKIKTLGIGAFGEVCLACKVDTHALYAMKTLRKKDVLNRNQVAHVKAERDILAEADNEWVVKLYYSFQDKDSLYFVMDYIPGGDMMSLLIRMEVFPEHLARFYIAELTLAIESVHKMGFIHRDIKPDNILIDLDGHIKLTDFGLCTGFRWTHNSKYYQKGSHIRQDSMEPSDLWDDVSNCRCGDRLKTLEQRARKQHQRCLAHSLVGTPNYIAPEVLLRKGYTQLCDWWSVGVILFEMLVGQPPFLAPTPTETQLKVINWENTLHIPTQVKLSPEARDLITKLCCAADHRLGRNGADDLKAHPFFGTIDFSGDIRKQPAPYVPKISHPMDTSNFDPVDEDSPWNNASEDSTKAWDTLTSPSNKHPEHAFYEFTFRRFFDDNGYPFRCPKPSGAEASQAENSDLENSDLVDQTEGCQPVYV, from the exons GAAAGGGAATCGCaccaactgctgtgccacggagGCCGAGCTTTGAAGGAACAGGCGACCCTTTCCCGCCCTACCATCAGCTGAGCGGGGCAGCCTACGAGGGCAGCAGTGCACTAGACGAAGTGCCTCGTCAGTACATGGACTTTCTCTTTGCCGGAGTGAGCCCTCACAGCATGCCTGGCAGCCATCAGCACCAGCCCAAAGGCTATGCTGCGAACATGGAGGCCGCAGGCATGAATTTCCCGGGGACCAGCCCCGGGGTCCAGGCCCTCCCACTGCAAGGCCCACACTACAGGCCACATCTGCTGGTGCCGGGGGAGCCCCTGGGCTATGGCATCCAGCGCAGCCCCTCCTTCCAAAACAAGAcaccccaggaggcaggagggttTGCAAACCTGGCTGGCAAGGGCCCGGCAGTGCAGCCAGGGGCCAGCCATGCATTTCAGCAGGCAGGAGCAGCGACAGGTCTGTACGTGCCACATCCACACCATAAGCAGGCCCACCAGGTGCACATGATGAGCTCTCGGGGCCAGGTGTTCACAAGTGACAGCCCCCCCCAGAGTGTGCTTACTCCCTCTAGAAACAGCCTCAACGTGGACCTCTATGATATGAACAGCCCTTCTGTCCAGCAATGGCAGTCCTCCACCCTGTCCCGCCGCGACTCTCTTCAAAAGCCGGGCCTGGAGGCACCCCCCCGTCAGCACGTGGCATTCCTGCCCGAAGGCCCTGTTCCCAGCAGAACCAACTCCTTCAACAACCACCAGCAGCAAGTGACCGTGCCCATCCGGGCCGGAGTGCCCAGCAAACCAGAGCCTTCCATGCCCTCCCCCAACACCATCACGGCTGTGACGGCTGCCCACATCCTGCATCCAGTGAAGAGCGTGAGGGTGATGAGGCCTGAGCCCCAGACGGCTGTGGGGCCCTCCCACCCAGCCTGGGTGCCAGCGCCCCCACCGGGGGTGGAGAGTCTGGACTCCAAGGACGAGCACCCTCTGCCCTTGGGGGGCGCTGCTGCCTACCCTCTGGACGTTGAGTACGGCAGCCCAGAGATGAGGTGCCCGCCCCCGCCGTACCCGAAGCATTTGTTGCTTCAGAGTAAGTCAGAGCAGTACGACCTGGACAGCCTGTGTGTGGGGATGGAACAGAGCCTCCGAGGGGGCCAGGCTGCGGAGCCCGCTGACAGGAATGACAAGAGCCACAAAAATGCCAAAGGGGAGAAAATGGGGAAGGATAAAAAGCAGATCCAGACTTCTCCTGTTCCTGTTCGGAAAAACAGcagagatgaagaaaagagagaatccCGCATCAAGAGCTACTCGCCATATGCGTTCAAGTTCTTCATGGAGCAGCACGTGGAAAATGTCATAAAAACCTACCAACAGAAAGTCAACCGAAGGTTGCAGCTGGAACAAGAAATGGCGAAG GCGGGGCTCTGTGAGGCGGAGCAGGAGCAGATGAGGAAGATCCTCTACCAGAAGGAGTCCAACTACAACAGGCTGAAGAGGGCCAAGATGGACAAGTCCATGTTTGTGAAAATCAAAACCCTGGGCATCGGCGCCTTTGGAGAAGTGTGCCTTGCTTGTAAAGTGGACACTCACGCCCTGTACGCCATGAAGACCCTGAGGAAGAAGGATGTCCTGAACCGGAACCAGGTGGCCCACGTCAAGGCCGAGAGGGACATCCTGGCTGAAGCAGACAATGAGTGGGTGGTCAAACTCTACTACTCCTTCCAAGACAAGGACAGCCTGTACTTTGTGATGGACTACATCCCTGGCGGGGACATGATGAGCCTGCTGATCCGGATGGAGGTCTTCCCTGAGCACTTGGCCCGGTTCTACATTGCAGAGTTGACTCTGGCCATCGAGAGTGTCCACAAGATGGGCTTTATCCACCGAGACATCAAGCCAGACAACATTTTGATAGATCTTGATGGCCACATCAAACTGACAGATTTTGGCCTCTGTACTGGGTTCAGGTGGACTCACAATTCCAAATACTACCAGAAAG GGAGCCACATCAGACAGGACAGCATGGAGCCCAGTGACCTCTGGGACGATGTGTCTAATTGTCGATGTGGAGACAGGCTGAAGACCCTGGAGCAGAGAGCCAGGAAGCAGCATCAGAGATGTCTGGCTCACTCCCTGGTTGGGACGCCAAATTACATCGCGCCAGAAGTCCTCCTCCGAAAAG GGTACACTCAGCTCTGTGACTGGTGGAGCGTTGGAGTGATTCTCTTCGAGATGCTGGTGGGGCAGCCGCCCTTCTTGGCCCCTACTCCCACAGAAACCCAACTAAAG GTGATAAACTGGGAGAACACGCTCCACATTCCAACCCAGGTCAAGCTGAGCCCTGAGGCCCGGGACCTCATCACCAAACTGTGCTGTGCTGCCGACCACCGGCTAGGGAGGAATGGGGCTGACGACCTGAAGGCTCATCCATTCTTTGGCACCATTGACTTCTCTGGTGACATCCGGAAGCAGCCAGCCCCCTACGTTCCCAAGATCAGCCACCCCATGGACACCTCCAATTTTGACCCCGTTGATGAAGACAGCCCTTGGAATAATGCCAGTGAAGACAGCACGAAGGCCTGGGACACGCTCACATCCCCAAGTAACAAGCACCCTGAGCATGCATTTTATGAATTCACTTTTCGAAGGTTCTTTGATGACAACGGTTACCCTTTTAGGTGCCCGAAGCCTTCAGGAGCAGAAGCTTCACAGGCTGAGAACTCCGATTTGGAAAATTCTGATCTGGTGGATCAGACTGAAGGTTGCCAACCAGTGTACGTGTAG